The following proteins are co-located in the Silene latifolia isolate original U9 population chromosome 1, ASM4854445v1, whole genome shotgun sequence genome:
- the LOC141594227 gene encoding uncharacterized protein LOC141594227: MLFLLPNYIKFLSLNKNPSFIAMDEGTGGNYPPRNVPNLSKSQNPKSINPNNLGKKFPTYLDAVYVTPRTRILCEIVSRTPNPDIDSALNDSGITPSPELVEEVLKLSYNSPDGAVGFFRWAGFSHKPSAYAWNLMVDLLGKNQLFDKMWGAIRTMKEEGLLSLATFVSVFGSYCEVKKFDDAMMTFDVMDKYGVEPDVVAMNSLLSAICMQKNQTQMAYNFFDKIKGKIPPDGDTFAILLEGWEKQGNAAKAKTTFGEMVVRVGWDVKNMAAYTAFLNTLLSKSQVDEAVKFLHVMKGKGCLPGLTFFSNALDILVKQNDSVHVVPLWDTMVGSDIMPNLITFNAMIGLFCNNNDIDNAFRFLDDMPTYGVFPDSLTYNTIFECLISNKKGREVASFFREMIKNECLPTPRNCTAAVDMLFDQDDPETGIEIWNYLLENKAPSIDDTANVLLVALCKIGRFTELKRIAYDMLDQRIIIQVDTMEKLQKAFYKEGRSARDVYDNLERRWKSRTLR, translated from the coding sequence ATGCTTTTTTTACTACCCAATTACATAAAGTTTTTATCTTTGAATAAAAACCCTAGTTTTATTGCCATGGATGAAGGTACTGGAGGAAATTATCCACCCAGAAATGTCCCAAATTTGTCAAAATCACAAAACCCAAAAAGCATAAACCCTAATAATCTTGGAAAAAAGTTTCCCACTTATCTTGATGCTGTGTATGTAACACCAAGAACAAGAATTTTGTGTGAAATTGTTTCTAGGACCCCAAATCCAGATATTGATTCTGCCCTTAATGATAGTGGCATTACGCCGAGCCCGGAACTTGTAGAGGAGGTGCTTAAGCTCTCATATAATAGTCCTGATGGTGCTGTTGGGTTTTTCCGATGGGCTGGGTTTTCGCATAAACCCTCGGCTTATGCCTGGAATTTGATGGTTGATTTGCTTGGTAAGAATCAATTGTTTGACAAAATGTGGGGGGCTATTCGGACAATGAAGGAAGAAGGGTTGCTTTCACTTGCTACATTTGTGTCTGTGTTTGGGAGTTACTGTGAGGTGAAAAAATTTGACGATGCTATGATGACGTTTGATGTGATGGATAAGTATGGGGTTGAACCTGATGTGGTTGCGATGAACTCCTTGTTGAGTGCGATTTGTATGCAGAAAAATCAAACTCAAATGGCGTACAATTTTTTCGACAAAATCAAGGGTAAGATTCCACCTGATGGAGATACCTTTGCGATTTTGTTAGAGGGTTGGGAGAAGCAAGGGAATGCTGCCAAGGCTAAGACCACGTTTGGCGAGATGGTGGTTCGGGTGGGGTGGGATGTGAAGAATATGGCGGCTTACACTGCTTTCCTGAACACGTTATTAAGCAAATCTCAGGTTGATGAGGCTGTCAAGTTTCTCCATGTCATGAAGGGAAAAGGATGTTTGCCGGGCTTGACGTTTTTTTCGAATGCTCTAGATATTCTTGTTAAGCAAAATGATTCTGTTCATGTTGTTCCGTTGTGGGATACAATGGTGGGGAGTGATATAATGCCCAATTTGATCACGTTCAATGCAATGATCGGTTTGTTTTGCAACAACAATGATATTGACAATGCCTTTCGGTTCCTCGATGATATGCCAACATATGGAGTGTTTCCCGACTCCCTAACCTATAACACAATATTTGAATGCTTAATAAGCAACAAGAAGGGCCGTGAAGTAGCAAGCTTTTTCAGGGAAATGATAAAGAACGAATGCCTTCCCACACCTCGCAATTGTACTGCCGCTGTTGATATGTTGTTTGACCAAGATGATCCTGAGACGGGAATCGAGATTTGGAATTATTTGCTAGAAAACAAAGCCCCGTCAATAGATGATACTGCTAATGTCCTGCTGGTGGCACTGTGCAAGATAGGCCGTTTCACGGAACTCAAAAGAATTGCCTATGATATGCTCGACCAGAGAATTATCATTCAGGTAGACACCATGGAAAAATTGCAGAAGGCATTTTATAAAGAAGGCCGGAGTGCTAGAGATGTATATGACAATCTCGAGAGGAGGTGGAAATCACGCACTTTGCGATGA
- the LOC141594215 gene encoding putative anion transporter 3, chloroplastic, with protein MTSLIYSCSSYTKFNNLTNNSNKKQQKPNNIHINPSSFALNLTNSRSKSPSKIRLWKKYKDGNSLRNVEVNCKENDGENGVFLFKDDENGEEGKYRYKVVCLVAMVMCLLNANRIVMSVAVVPLSLTHAWSTSFVGIVQSSFLWGYIVSSVIGGAMADKFGGARVMAWGVGFWSLATFLTPWAADLSATTLLVVRAFFGLAQGVAIPSMNIILSRWFPVHERARAVGISLAGFQLGNVLGLCVTPNLITLTGISGPFVLFSSLGLLWLLVWSYGVTNDPKESRFMTNSELQLIQAGKANLSVSNNAKVLPVRLLLSKWPSWAIIFANFTNNWGYFVLLSWMPIYFKTVLGVNLKEAAWFSAVPWGVMAVSSYAAGATSDYLIKAGYALILVRKIMQSIGFVGPGLSLLCLNYATTPGVASVILTIALSFSAFSQAGYLLNIQDIAPQSVGRLHGISNAAGTFAAIISTIGTGYFVEWLGSFKAFLILTAMLYFVSTVFYNLHATGERIV; from the exons atgacaTCTctcatttattcttgttcatcaTACACAAAATTCAATAATTTAACAAACAAttcaaacaaaaaacaacaaaaacccaacaATATACACATTAATCCATCATCATTTGCATTAAATTTAACAAATTCTCGGTCGAAATCTCCGTCAAAAATAAGATTATGGAAGAAATACAAAGATGGTAATAGTTTAAGAAATGTAGAGGTGAATTGCAAGGAAAATGATGGAGAAAATGGAGTATTTTTATTTAAAGATGATGAAAATGGTGAAGAAGGAAAGTATAGATATAAAGTGGTGTGTTTGGTGGCTATGGTTATGTGTCTTTTGAATGCTAATAGAATTGTTATGTCTGTTGCTGTTGTTCCACTTTCTCTTACTCATGCTTGGTCCACTTCTTTTGTTGGCATTGTTcag TCATCATTTTTGTGGGGTTACATAGTCTCCTCAGTAATTGGTGGAGCAATGGCTGACAAATTTGGCGGAGCAAGAGTTATGGCATGGGGTGTCGGATTCTGGTCACTTGCCACGTTCCTAACTCCATGGGCAGCTGATTTATCTGCCACCACCCTTTTAGTTGTTCGCGCTTTTTTTGGACTAGCACAAGGTGTTGCTATACCCTCCATGAACATAATCCTATCAAG GTGGTTTCCAGTTCATGAACGTGCGCGTGCAGTTGGGATTTCTTTGGCAGGATTTCAACTTGGCAATGTATTAGGTTTGTGTGTGACTCCAAATTTGATAACACTAACCGGAATATCTGGTCCTTTTGTGTTGTTTTCATCCCTCGGCCTACTTTGGCTACTGGTATGGAGTTACGGAGTCACAAATGATCCAAAGGAAAGCCGATTTATGACAAATTCAGAACTGCAACTGATCCAAGCAGGGAAGGCTAATTTATCTGTCAGCAATAATGCTAAGGTTCTGCCTGTTCGCCTTCTCTTATCGAAATGGCCTTCTTGGGCAATCATCTTTGCCAATTTTACTAACAATTGG GGTTATTTTGTTCTTCTATCATGGATGCCAATTTATTTTAAAACT GTACTTGGTGTGAACCTAAAGGAAGCGGCGTGGTTTAGTGCAGTGCCATGGGGAGTGATGGCAGTTTCTAGCTACGCTGCTGGTGCAACATCTGATTACTTGATCAAAGCTGGCTATGCTTTGATACTAGTTCGTAAAATCATGCAG TCTATAGGTTTTGTTGGACCCGGGTTGTCTTTACTTTGCTTAAACTACGCCACGACTCCCGGTGTTGCATCTGTGATACTAACAATTGCTTTGAGTTTCAGTGCTTTCAGCCAAGCTGGATACTTACTCAATATACAA GATATTGCGCCACAATCGGTTGGACGACTTCATG GTATTTCAAATGCAGCCGGAACATTTGCAGCAATAATCAGTACAATTGGGACCGGCTATTTTGTAGAATGGCTTGGATCTTTCAAGGCATTTTTGATACTGACGGCCATGCTCTACTTCGTCTCGACTGTATTCTATAACCTTCATGCCACCGGAGAACGAATTGTTTAA